Within the Miscanthus floridulus cultivar M001 chromosome 2, ASM1932011v1, whole genome shotgun sequence genome, the region AATCCTCTAGACAGTATTACAGTAAACCATTGAGACATATTAAAAACACATTTTCCCCGGAGTTTTCCACTAAATGATCCTTTAGGTAAACAGAACCAGACCTGGCTCTGTATCAGACTATTTTCCAGTTGAACAAGCTTACAAGCAAACCACCCTAGCGATATTGGCATATTGCAATCCAGAGCGTCACTTCATGTAATTTGAACTACACCTAAGTTAAGGTTCAGATAATGGAGCCCTGGCAGTAAAACAGCTGTCCTTACCTTGAGACAGCTTAGATTAGGATAGGGAGGATGATAATATGTCACGAGCAACCTACCCCAATCCATCCTGGGTCTCCAGATTGAAAAAAAATTGGTGTAATAAAGCAGCTTGAACAATAAACATAAGCGTATGCAAAACAATTTCCATTATCTACTAAAATCACTTCAGCAGTTCCAACAAATGCTATTGATCAAGGTAACATGCTGGCTCAACAGCTAGTCAACTAACCTATGTGGTTGGATAGGTCCTATTACTAGCTTCACCTCTAATGAAGGATAAGGTGATGAACAACAGCGGCAATGGCAACTGCATtatgtatgtgtatgtgtattaaCTTAACCACTGATTGACGATAAGAAGATATCTAGGTTCCATTCTCATATTCGGTGCTACTCTACTTTTATCTATGTACCTTTCTCTATGTGCGTTCTCTATGTACCTTTGAATTGAAAAGCAAAAAACCTAAGCTGATTGGATTACTAGAGAACACCAATGAACTGCCGCACCATGGAAACCATAAACTGCATTACTATTAGCACACTGTAATGTAATGAAGATAAAACCTCACAACTCTGAACTATCTTCCTAATTATCATATAGCACAGAAGTATTTCTTTCCTTCTGCAATGCTGGCCATAAGATGTAAACTGAAAAAAAATGGAATATTCCAGACCATAACAGAGATTTTAACACATTGGTTTGAACCAAACCAAGTAGGTTTTTTACCACAAAACCAATTCTGATAACTACAAGGCCCTAAAAGTTACAAAGCACAAACAACTGTTTATCTGTTCATTGTTTCTAAGTACAAAACTTTATAAAAGAATGCTTaaaatcaacaaatcaagatctTATACACAAAGAACAGCCATCAACCACACTTGTTGACATTTGAACAATTGAGTTCGAGCACAAGGATCCATCTTGCTTGTGCATTTAGGAAGAGATTTTGTTATAGTCGGAGACAAAAGTGGCCACGTACGATAACATCCAAAAATCTGTAGAGCTGTACTGGTATATATCTTGCTTGCGCATAGAGATTTTGTTATAGTTGAAGACAGAAGTGGCCGCATATATGAATAACATCCAAAAATCTGTAGAACTGTGCTGGTATATACGTGATGGAGCATTTATTTCAGCATTCACTTTTCACAAACATCCACATTTTCCCCCAGAAAACTACTGCGAGTCCCAATTTTATGCATTCTCACTTTCCCCCCCAAGAACACAGCTATAAATTGTACTAATGCGACCCTAGTATTTATATTACCTAAAAATCATAAGCAATTTCCTCACCCTTTTTTGAACCGAATTACAAACAATTTTTTTGTGAAGAGTTATGGCAGTCCTTGCCCTAATAAGTTAGTCAGGCAACCAAAACAATCAATCGAGCAGCTGCTAAGGCAGGGCACGACCAAGTGAGGAAGCAAAAGGAAGACGGTGAGAAAGAGGAAACGGAAGGCTCACTTGGCTGGGCAGCCCATCCCTGCTCCCCTCCCTTGATGCGCTCGGGGAAGGCGTAGTTGACGGTGAGCACGCGGCCGAAGAGCTCGGCGCCGTCCATGTTGTCCATGGCAGCGGCGGCGTCCTCGCGCTCGAGGAAGGTGACGAAGCCGAAGGAGCGGTGCTTCTGCGTGGACTGGTCGAGCGGCGTCTTGACGTCCTTGACCTCGCCGAAGGGCACGAACGCGGCGTGCAGGATCttctcgtccacctcctccgCCAGCCCACCTGCGCCATCAATCAAGGTCGAGGAAGCTCGGATTAGTCCACGCGCACGGGGAATTCGTCCGTCCGTTGGACGACCCACGACCAAGGAAGTACAAGGTCCTGTCGTGGCCACACCACGAGTATTCTTGCTGAGGAATTTCGTCGAGCAGGTGACGCGCGCGGCCACGAAGGTGGGGAGATTGGACAAGGTGACGCGCGCGCGCTTGGAGGAAGGGGAGGTGGGCTTACCAACGTAGAGGGTGTTCTTCTGCACGGGCTGGTTCATGTCTCCGGCGGCGAGGTAGGCTGGTGCGCCCGGAAGAGGGGACCGAGACAGGAAGACGGGGGGTGTCTGGCTTGGGGTTTTGGCTTCTCTGCTCGCTGGACGGAGAAGGAACTGGAACGGTTGGCAAGCCGTGCAGGTGCGCACGCTGTCCGCCCGCGTTCGAAGCGGCTTCGACGACGGTGTCTCACCCGGGAACAGTATTGTTCCCTGATAATTTCAATTGTCTCTCGCGTAGACGTGCCACAGTGATAAGAGACGTGTTCGTCACATTCGAAGTCTGATGATCTTTGAGTACCTCTCAGCTACGTTCGTTGTCCAGATATAATTGTAGGTTTGTTTATATACCGTATGTGTGAgatgtgcgtgtgtgtggtggtgtgtgTCTGCATCAAACAGATTCTACAGCTGTACTTAAGAtaagaggaaaaaaaaaactgaagatCCAGACTGGGGGTATTGTATACGCTCTTTTTTTAGTCGGAGTCGACCACAACCTTACTAgtcatctatatctatacctactaTTAAAggcactgtttttttttcttataatCCGATTTCTTTAACTTTTTTTCAGTCGGAAGAGtatttctcacaacaaatcagtcgggaCAGTACTTTGTcttttttttcagcgaaacgaacgaggCTAAAGAGACAAAAAAAAATTCTAGCCCTCACTTAACTAATTTTTTTTCGTGAATATAGAAGTTGTATGTAGCTCTTCTCTTTATTTATATAACAAGTACATGTAGTCTGGAAAATTAGAAAACCTAATCTAATTAGGTCTCCGAACCAAGTAATCTAAATAGAAATCCTAATCAAATAGAAAAATATAGAAACAGAATTTTATATCTCCTATCTCTATATACCTTCTGTACCAGCCAAGTTTCCGATTTGTTGCTTGTCGGTCGTCCAAAGCGAACATGGTGAAAAAACACGGTAAAGTCTGTTGGCCAATCTGCTGCGCTGCGAGTTGTTGCCTGTTGGGCAATGTAGAAAGCGTTCTTGTCCGTGTCCTttgctagattttttttattttttttcacgtTTCCGCTCTCCTCACGAATAGTCAGCTTATTCGTTGGTTGATTTTTAAGCTGATAAGCTCGGTTGGtgctagtttattgtgagagaaaaatattatatcatgactaataagccatggctgaaaccaataagTAAATAGGCTaaatattttgatcatttcttcttcttcttcttcttcttcttctttttttttctccggTTATTCTTATATAAACAGGAaaaatctatacctaataataaaaagaCAAAAATTTTATCGTACTTTTTTCTGTCTCCTCTGCCTTTTTCAGTCAGGATCGAATTCATTTTTCAGTCTGATTCTGCCCATATTTTTACGACTGCTTACCTATGTTCCGTCTTCTAgcacgttgaaaggtcctaatatggctagaggggggtgaataggctatttaaaaatctataaatcaactagagtaatttgattagtatgacaaatagcgaaatgcaaacttgctctagttcTACAAGggctgcaagccacctatccaacaattctagttacaatggTTACAGACACACAACTTGTAATGTTACTGTTCACTAAaaactctcaatcttgctacactaaagagctccactagatgaacttaaaataacaaagcaagctcttaattctaattactctaaagagcttgccataattagtttgcaagaatataaatgagtgagtagggtgattataccgccgtgtagaggagtgaactaattacaagatgaatactaaatcaatcactgggagaatatcaaagggcaagagacaaccaatttttctcccgagattcacgtgcttgtcggcacgctagtccacgttgtgttgaccaacacttggtggttcggcggctaagagatattgcacgaacctcgtccacacgattggacaccgcaagaacctacctacaagtgaggtaactgaaagctctagtttggttttggtgaattgatgaaaccctaagtgctaatctagtttattaagtgatcatgagataggtagcacactccaagtagtgaagcaaatgaagatcataacatgatgatgatgccatgataatgatcaagtgcttgaacttggaaagaagaaagagaaaaataaaaagctcaaggcaaaggtataaaccataggagctattttgacacttagagagtatgatcatatttaagattgatagccgtactattaagaggggtgaaactcgtatcggaatgtggttatcaaagtgccactagatgctctaactcattgcatatgcatttaggatctagttgagtactaacacccttggaaatatttatgaaaatacgctaacatatgtgcacaaggtgatacacttggtggttggcatatttgatcaagggtggtgaagtttaggtgcaagggtaagtaactccaccggtggagtgtccgcccatagagtgcggatagtccgacggtgccaccgacgccctagacagaaaagacagaggtcactgggagtgaccggacgctggccacagttggaccggtgcgttcggtcagatgtatcagcaaagacgctagcgtcggtcaaatgaccgaatgttgggtcgctctacgaccagacgctggcagggtgcgtccggtcagtgctgacgtacactgacgtgaggcgcacagaggagatgaaaagtgaccggacgctgggtgagtccggtcgggcatgaccggacgcgtccggttgtgaaaattcgcgtttggaaccttactagaaacgatcggacgctgaggtccagtgtccggtcactttctaactgacgcgtccgatcaactgatgaccgttgaaatctgacgaacagtatttgaagcaggggacacgtggcgtgaatcacgtgactggatgctgaggcccagcgtctggtcgattggaccggagcgtccggtcaccccgcgttcagcccagtgaaggggtataatggctctattttgtaggggcttctatttaagccccatggccggttaagctcactctcttggccatttgcattgacatagcaaccttgtgaacttagccaaagtcttcccactcatctccatcggtgatttatcatctttgtgaaattgagagagaatctaagtgcattgcttaagtgcttgcatctagaggcacttggtgttcgtgttttgctgcgggattcgctttttactcttggtagttgccgccacctagacggcttggactagcttgccgacaagcaagtgaacctcggtaaaaatcattgtgttcatcattgattccgaggtgattggtctttattgttattcatccttgtgattaattggtttcttcatctacacggcggtataaccttcttgattactctctttactttaccgcaaaatagttgacaagctctttggtgtagctagttgtgagagcttgcttgcttggttggtatggctctttagttagcctttaagagcacactaacatagaatagtgtcATAGCTactgtgtgaatagacactatctaaactagaattgtggtaggtggcttgctttttgagtaggctagcgcaacacttgttttgcctcttaattgtctaaccattttgttaagtgttgttgtagaaatttttattaggctattcacccccctctagccattagaacctttcaagtggtatcagagccgaggtcactgtgatttgaggcttaacaaccttcgatgtaaaaatggctcaaatcaacaacaccaagaagccaccccaatttgatggtacaaattatccttattataAGTCAAAGATGActacacacatcaagtcaatcaatagaaaagtgtggaaggtagttaaaaccaaaattgagattagtGATCCAGAGAATCTCACCgccaccgaagaagtgcttctctaaaacaatgacattgctctaagtgttattcatgatgcaattgatgagagaacatttgagtaaatcaagaatattgagatggctcatgaggcttggaaaaagttgaaagaatcatttgagggcactcaagccgtgaaaggTGCAAAGTGAAAGGTGCAAAGgcttatattctcaaagagaagtttgcaagcttcaagataaaggataatgagagtgtgccagagatgtttgataggcttcaagtgcttatcaattatctcaaagcacttggagaagaggtgaaggacaaggacttctcctacaagtttttgagatgcttaccttcaagatgtagcacattggtcactattctagtaaggagtggtttggacaccatgacaccaaaccaagtattgggagacatcatgaccgatgatacatatagagataaagatgggaaggaagaaaagaaggagaagaaagatgagaagaagaagagtgtggcattcaaggccacatcatc harbors:
- the LOC136538277 gene encoding uncharacterized protein isoform X1; this encodes MNQPVQKNTLYVGKPTSPSSKRARVTLSNLPTFVAARVTCSTKFLSKNTRGLAEEVDEKILHAAFVPFGEVKDVKTPLDQSTQKHRSFGFVTFLEREDAAAAMDNMDGAELFGRVLTVNYAFPERIKGGEQGWAAQPIWADADTWFERQQQEEEMQRLQEEHRAAMQAAEKLHREKLAAEREGEKEEETVDPMAAAEAQAVKQSS
- the LOC136538277 gene encoding uncharacterized protein isoform X2 → MNQPVQKNTLYVGGLAEEVDEKILHAAFVPFGEVKDVKTPLDQSTQKHRSFGFVTFLEREDAAAAMDNMDGAELFGRVLTVNYAFPERIKGGEQGWAAQPIWADADTWFERQQQEEEMQRLQEEHRAAMQAAEKLHREKLAAEREGEKEEETVDPMAAAEAQAVKQSS